In Tamandua tetradactyla isolate mTamTet1 chromosome 7, mTamTet1.pri, whole genome shotgun sequence, the following are encoded in one genomic region:
- the TMT1A gene encoding thiol S-methyltransferase TMT1A, producing the protein MAITVFILRLALCILAFPMYLLNFLGLWNWICKKLFPYFLVKFSVMYNEQMASKKRELFSNLQEFVGPSGNLSLLEVGCGTGANFKFYPPGCRVTCIDPNPNFETFLIKSLAENRHLQFERFVVAMGENMHQVAAGSVDVVVCTLVLCSVRSQEQLLREVCRVLKPGGAFYFMEHVAAEPSTWNYFWQRVVDPVWYLLFDGCILTRETWKALEQASFSKLKLQHLQAPLSWELVRPHIFGYAVK; encoded by the exons ATGGCGATTACTGTCTTCATTCTCCGGCTGGCACTCTGCATCCTGGCATTCCCCATGTACCTACTGAACTTTCTGGGCTTGTGGAACTGGATATGCAAAAAATTGTTCCCTTACTTTCTGGTGAAGTTCTCCGTGATGTACAATGAACAGATGGCAAGCAAGAAGAGGGAGCTCTTCAGCAACCTGCAGGAGTTCGTGGGCCCCTCGGGGAacctctccctgctggaggtggGCTGTGGCACTGGGGCCAACTTCAAGTTCTACCCGCCTGGTTGCAGAGTGACCTGTATCGACCCCAACCCCAACTTTGAGACGTTTTTGATCAAGAGCCTTGCCGAGAACCGACACCTGCAGTTTGAGCGCTTTGTGGTGGCTATGGGGGAGAACATGCACCAGGTGGCCGCCGGCTCTGTGGACGTGGTAGTCTGTACCCTGGTCCTGTGCTCCGTGCGGAGCCAGGAGCAGCTCCTCCGCGAGGTGTGCAGAGTGCTGAAGCCG ggAGGGGCTTTTTATTTCATGGAGCATGTAGCAGCTGAACCGTCCACTTGGAATTACTTCTGGCAACGGGTCGTGGATCCTGTGTGGTACCTTCTGTTTGATGGGTGTATCCTGACCAGAGAGACCTGGAAGGCCTTGGAGCAGGCCAGCTTTTCTAAGCTGAAGCTACAACACTTGCAGGCCCCACTGTCCTGGGAATTGGTGCGCCCTCACATCTTTGGCTATGCTGTGAAATAG